The sequence below is a genomic window from Bradyrhizobium septentrionale.
CGAAGGCCGAGCGGCCGAGATCGGTCGATGTCGCCCCGCGGCGTACGCCCCGGCCGTCCACCTTCGGCGAGACCCAGTCGGCCGCCGCCGCGCCGTCGCCGTCATCAGGCCATCCGCCGGCGCCGCAGGAGCAGCCCCCGGTCACCGTGCTCAAATCGGGCGTCGTCGACGGCATGGCCTATTCGCTCTATTCGGACGGATCGATCGAAGCGCAGATGCCCGAGGGCATGATGCGGTTCGCCTCGATCGACGAGCTCAGGTCGCATCTCGAGCAGCGGCCGTAGATCCGCGCCAATACTTGCGAGCGGCCGGCGCGAAGCCTAAAATTCGGCCGTTCTTGTCAAGTTTGCTGCAATCCGCCCATATTCGCCAAGTAGTACGCGATTCCATTTATGTATTGCTGCACATGGATACTGTCCGGTGGGCGCCGGGCCGTCGCTAGCACGGGGAAGATTGAGCCATGTCCGATATGTCAGGCAAGACGCCGGTCGAGCTGACCGCAAACATCGTTTCGGCCTATCTCAGCAACAATCCGACGCCGGCCTCGGATATTCCGAACCTGATCAGCCAGGTCCACGCCGCCTTGCTGCGGGTGTCGAGCGGGCGCAGCGACACGCCGAGCGAGCCGGCCAAGCCTGCGGTGTCGATGAAGAAGTCGATCACGCCGGAATATCTGGTGTGTCTCGAAGACGGCAAGCGCTTCAAGTCGCTCAAGCGCCATCTGCGCACCCAGTACAACATGACGCCGGAGCAATATCGCGACAAATGGGGGCTGCCGGCCGATTATCCGATGGTGGCGCCGAACTACGCGGTGGCGCGGTCGCAACTCGCCAAGAAGATGGGACTGGGCCAGCAGACCCGGAAGCGGAAGTAGGGGTTTACGCGGCCGACGCCAGCGCCTCGCGCGCATCGTTGCGGATGCGATCGACCATCGAGCGGAGACCGTTGGAGCGCTGCGGCGTCAGATGGTCGCGGAAGCCGAACTCGTCGAACAGCGCGAGCGCATCGGTGGCGAGGATGTCCTTCGGCGTATGCCCGGAAAACAGCGTTAGCACGATCGCGACCAGGCCGCGCACGATGTGGGCATCGCTGTCGCCGACATAGATCAGGCGGGGTTCGCCATTGCCGTCGCGCTCGACCCGTTTCGACAGCCAGACCTGGCTGACGCAGCCCTGCACCTTGTTCTGGGCCGAGTGCTCCGCTTCCGACAATGGCTCGAGCGTGCGGCCGAGCTCGATGACGTAGCGGTAGCGGTCGTCCCACTCGTCCAGCAGCGCAAAATTGTCCCTGATTTCGTCGATCGTCGTCATCGTGGCCCGCGTCCTATCCTTAACGGCTTATATAGGGAAGGCGGGCCGCGAAAGCGACGAAAATGGAACCGGTTCCGCGGCTATTATTGTTTCGACCTGTCTTCTTGACGCGAACCGGTACCCACTTCGGTCGAAAACGCTGTTATTTTCCGCTCACGGCGTCGGCGGCAGGCGGAATTCGATCGTCTGATCGTCAGCGGTCAGCGTGTCGCGGGATGCGGCAAGGGCGGACGCGGTATCGTCGCCGCCGATCGAGCCGGTGTGGTCCGGCGGCTTCTTGTCGGTGATGATCTGGTAGAGCTTGCGCGCGCCGTCGGTTGCGCGCTGACCGATCGCGGTCGCGGCCTGGCCGCCGACTTCGCAGGCGGAAGGCTGGCGCTTGCAGAACTGACCCATGTCGTTGATCGTTGCCGTCGCGGCCGACACCGCGTCCGACGCGTTGATCTGCGGCACCTTGTCCGCTTCTGGTGTTTTGTCTCTCGGCAGCAGCACGAGCACAAGCCCGAGCCAGAATGCCAAACGCAGCAGGAAGAACATGGCGCGATCCCGGTCGTCTATCTTGTCTTTTGCTTCTTGGGCGGTCGATGCCGCTGTTGCCCTCAGGCTTAGCAGCGGTCGATAAACCGGAAGTATCCGCATTGAAGTAA
It includes:
- a CDS encoding MucR family transcriptional regulator encodes the protein MSDMSGKTPVELTANIVSAYLSNNPTPASDIPNLISQVHAALLRVSSGRSDTPSEPAKPAVSMKKSITPEYLVCLEDGKRFKSLKRHLRTQYNMTPEQYRDKWGLPADYPMVAPNYAVARSQLAKKMGLGQQTRKRK
- a CDS encoding DUF5330 domain-containing protein: MFFLLRLAFWLGLVLVLLPRDKTPEADKVPQINASDAVSAATATINDMGQFCKRQPSACEVGGQAATAIGQRATDGARKLYQIITDKKPPDHTGSIGGDDTASALAASRDTLTADDQTIEFRLPPTP
- a CDS encoding SufE family protein; this encodes MTTIDEIRDNFALLDEWDDRYRYVIELGRTLEPLSEAEHSAQNKVQGCVSQVWLSKRVERDGNGEPRLIYVGDSDAHIVRGLVAIVLTLFSGHTPKDILATDALALFDEFGFRDHLTPQRSNGLRSMVDRIRNDAREALASAA